From Cupriavidus taiwanensis, a single genomic window includes:
- a CDS encoding AAA family ATPase, translated as MIFARIADWIETQEPWLSDAARRLVINGRIDEAEIGEIIALAKAHAGIDDPAGRVAQPLTRDMLPAVDAASKPITLLALRTLRGVNAIAADQSIPFSPIGVTVIYGNNGAGKSGYSRVLRKACRARATGGLILGDVFSDAAGENPSAEILVQREGAAGPETLAWQQGSPAPAELATVAVFDSQCARAFTDAEGEVAYTPRGLDVLAKLATLCGTLRARLELEINGIQASAASFADLLGEHAVGRSLAAFEKRFHLPAYRKELAALATLSEADVAEIKRLEEELAEANPSARAADLRGKKARIEGLATRWERCEAALSDDKALAAIGYGAAVVAAETAARLAAEAFAADGGLLPGTGSDPWLALLSAARHYSTTLAYPEHRFPHVDGSQCVLCQQNLTAAAAERMRRFETFIEQEAQKLAEAARIKASAAFSSIASVDPAALWADHALVNEIEQAKPGAGQVLQQAADRLSSRQAALTEAWVAKRFDAAAPAISLHSTELRDLSRAIEEEAARFDKLAAADGRKKSEQALADLKSRQALLGRLTQIMQIGEDLALKKKLQAAHRAADSTPVSRKMSALHAEALSADAEAAFVRECAALGVGHVPIRSTTRTERGKAKQQVKLATSGGERVGEVLSEGEQRALALATFMAEVSLMEGHGAIIFDDPMSSLDHAHREKVARRLVQEASSRQVIVFTHDLPFALHLADEASAQKVEASAMSVRRIRQRAGLVFPELPFAGIKVGERLERIKNMATEADRLLDAGEVDHSENLVRTGYGRLRETWERGVEEAILCETVVRFRPGVSTQRLRAVALSDEEYVALHEAMARCSHFAAHDTAADTDTTPPTADELRADIEAARVFFATRKKLNDDTDRRRRELLERSAAFKQA; from the coding sequence ATGATCTTCGCGCGCATCGCTGACTGGATCGAGACGCAAGAACCGTGGCTTTCTGACGCCGCCCGCCGTTTGGTCATAAACGGCCGAATTGATGAGGCCGAGATTGGCGAGATCATCGCCCTGGCGAAAGCGCACGCTGGAATCGATGATCCGGCAGGCCGTGTCGCACAGCCCCTAACTCGCGATATGCTGCCGGCCGTCGACGCGGCCTCGAAACCAATCACTCTCTTGGCGCTGCGCACCCTGCGTGGGGTTAACGCCATCGCCGCAGACCAGTCGATCCCGTTCTCGCCGATCGGCGTGACGGTTATCTATGGAAACAACGGGGCGGGCAAATCGGGATATTCTCGAGTATTGCGCAAGGCGTGCCGAGCGAGGGCAACCGGCGGACTCATCTTGGGCGACGTTTTCTCGGATGCGGCGGGAGAGAATCCGAGCGCTGAGATCCTTGTCCAGCGCGAGGGTGCCGCCGGCCCCGAAACGCTGGCTTGGCAACAAGGCTCGCCGGCCCCTGCGGAGCTGGCGACGGTCGCCGTGTTCGACAGCCAATGCGCGCGCGCCTTCACTGACGCGGAAGGCGAGGTCGCATATACGCCGCGCGGCCTCGACGTTCTCGCGAAGCTCGCGACCTTGTGTGGCACGCTTCGCGCCCGGCTCGAACTTGAAATCAACGGCATTCAAGCGTCGGCCGCTTCCTTCGCCGACCTTCTGGGCGAACATGCGGTAGGCCGCTCGCTCGCAGCATTCGAGAAGCGCTTCCACCTTCCGGCGTATCGAAAGGAGCTCGCGGCGCTCGCCACGCTGTCCGAAGCGGATGTCGCGGAAATCAAAAGATTAGAGGAGGAGCTTGCCGAGGCGAATCCCTCTGCGCGTGCGGCCGATCTGCGCGGCAAAAAGGCCCGCATTGAAGGTCTGGCGACGCGGTGGGAGCGGTGCGAAGCGGCGCTCTCCGATGATAAGGCGTTAGCCGCGATTGGGTATGGGGCGGCGGTTGTTGCCGCTGAAACTGCAGCCCGGCTTGCAGCGGAGGCTTTTGCTGCGGACGGCGGCCTGTTGCCGGGAACAGGCTCAGATCCGTGGCTCGCGCTGCTGAGCGCCGCGCGGCATTACTCAACGACGTTGGCCTACCCGGAACATCGTTTTCCGCACGTTGATGGCAGCCAGTGCGTGCTGTGTCAGCAAAATCTCACTGCCGCGGCAGCCGAGCGCATGCGACGTTTCGAGACGTTCATTGAGCAAGAGGCGCAAAAGCTCGCGGAGGCCGCTAGGATAAAGGCCAGCGCCGCATTCTCCTCCATTGCCTCGGTAGATCCGGCCGCCCTGTGGGCAGACCATGCGCTTGTGAACGAGATCGAACAGGCCAAGCCGGGAGCGGGCCAGGTCCTGCAACAAGCGGCCGACCGCTTGTCGAGCAGGCAGGCCGCGCTCACCGAAGCTTGGGTTGCTAAAAGGTTCGACGCTGCGGCCCCGGCGATCTCTTTGCATTCCACTGAGCTACGTGATTTGTCTCGCGCCATCGAGGAAGAGGCCGCGCGCTTTGACAAGCTCGCGGCGGCGGACGGGCGCAAGAAGAGCGAGCAAGCGCTCGCCGACTTGAAGTCGCGGCAAGCACTGTTGGGTAGGCTCACGCAGATCATGCAGATCGGGGAGGACCTGGCCTTGAAGAAAAAGCTTCAAGCTGCCCATCGAGCAGCGGATTCGACCCCAGTTTCGAGAAAGATGAGCGCGCTTCACGCCGAAGCATTGTCCGCTGACGCAGAAGCGGCTTTCGTCCGCGAGTGCGCCGCGCTGGGCGTCGGCCATGTGCCGATCCGCAGCACCACGCGAACGGAAAGGGGGAAGGCGAAGCAGCAGGTGAAGCTTGCCACTTCTGGCGGCGAGCGGGTGGGCGAAGTCCTCAGCGAGGGCGAGCAACGCGCGCTTGCGCTTGCCACCTTCATGGCGGAAGTCTCGCTGATGGAGGGGCATGGCGCGATCATCTTCGACGATCCCATGTCGTCGCTCGATCACGCGCATCGTGAAAAGGTCGCCCGCCGCCTCGTTCAAGAAGCGTCGAGCCGGCAGGTGATTGTGTTCACTCACGACTTGCCGTTCGCTCTTCATTTGGCCGATGAAGCGAGCGCCCAAAAAGTCGAGGCGAGCGCAATGAGCGTGCGGCGCATCAGGCAGCGCGCGGGGCTGGTTTTCCCTGAGCTTCCCTTTGCAGGGATCAAAGTTGGTGAACGCTTGGAGCGCATCAAGAATATGGCGACGGAGGCCGATCGCCTTCTAGATGCGGGAGAAGTCGATCACAGCGAGAATCTCGTCCGGACTGGATATGGACGGTTGCGCGAGACTTGGGAGCGAGGAGTGGAGGAGGCAATTCTGTGCGAGACGGTGGTGCGTTTTCGGCCCGGCGTGTCGACACAACGGCTCCGGGCCGTGGCGCTGAGCGATGAGGAATACGTGGCGCTCCACGAGGCGATGGCGCGCTGCTCCCACTTCGCTGCGCATGATACCGCGGCGGATACCGACACGACCCCGCCGACTGCGGATGAGTTGCGAGCAGACATCGAGGCAGCGAGAGTGTTCTTCGCGACTCGGAAGAAGCTCAACGACGACACCGATCGCCGCCGTCGGGAGCTTCTTGAACGCTCGGCGGCTTTCAAGCAGGCCTAA
- a CDS encoding DEAD/DEAH box helicase gives MTHWYEPLRAIVSLGSQADKISHMGELHAARQRHLSQFFTTDAIARQMWGVVDSWRPDRKVSVLDNSVGSARLLQFADPAAHTLYGVDVHEPTIAAVQQCVEAAGFEGSFRMAGMEEIHPRHFDVAIINPPFSIHLESPHLQPFCCTTWGRFGANSSALSHEYALAQALEAAQVVVALLPTSFVDRFANVVDHRDAHSTAARRVVGIFDLPASAFREEGATVHTSIAVFGRYRMGRVVRQAHGDFTVPLPGLDLNVDDRHYHEPRLNHQVLDDTGPAIMRPVTSQKRVRIANDGRRIVLGFECGFVEAMVLNRLLERRILPLDGQRLPHGMRYAGSGRLDLEAYLVQDDPMAALGSLLRLIRDAGGVPELAPGFLEHFGKRLRRSARQATPLRHTVWTTGVNAAEAISGVALKSHVADPLKWGSPVIKAGEAVAFVRQPDGRYAYQAGNAQFVLTLDELMSRFAVSRSAQTWETVHEGLSVKYPGQALALRLRMQALGIDRWLNWEFQQNDLVELLQKPCGAVAAWEQGCGKSRLAAALILLAGVKHGLIVVEARLVPEMRAELAQILPPAAVHVIDSPESLGALGQINLIAYERLRMPVCREASRRVTYAHRLRRRIGLLVADEGERLSNPNSDQSRALWQLSARRRYILTGSPIANYPRDVFGLIAFTGGDGTAAQPYGYRRGYLDSQWLATVQHAQRGVDRFRDDFVVLEWVTWEFAESLQDGAKREVPKIGNLPLYRQMLAPHVKRRLVCEPDVARYIQIDPPAVEVVETDWDPAHLSLYLRTADEFAEWYREIRRTDGRSNNLIAILARIRAVHFAANYPQYGVDGVGTLGQLTSKQRAVIDRLNAIAEEGKQAILFAENPRVIDLIAGQLKARGVETVPFHGGIPITKRVADKDKRFVNGSATGLLCTKGSGRAGYNLPNADYVLFYDRSWTWRIEYQAMRRALRWNRKGQLKVVYFHLPGSIDKYQDQMVAHKRDAMEAGLDWATPELEDEAFLHMDTLLDAFVEDLAALHGRENRDQRQLLKEAA, from the coding sequence ATGACTCACTGGTACGAGCCCTTGCGGGCCATCGTCAGCCTCGGTTCGCAGGCAGACAAGATTTCCCACATGGGAGAGTTGCATGCCGCGCGTCAGAGGCATCTGTCGCAATTCTTTACCACCGATGCCATCGCCCGACAGATGTGGGGCGTTGTGGACAGCTGGCGCCCCGACCGTAAGGTCTCGGTGCTGGACAATTCTGTCGGCTCCGCCCGGCTGTTGCAGTTCGCGGATCCGGCGGCGCACACGCTGTATGGCGTCGACGTGCATGAGCCGACGATTGCCGCTGTCCAGCAGTGTGTAGAGGCCGCCGGCTTCGAAGGAAGCTTCCGCATGGCTGGGATGGAGGAGATTCACCCGCGTCACTTCGACGTAGCCATTATCAACCCGCCGTTCTCGATCCACCTCGAATCGCCGCATCTGCAGCCCTTCTGCTGCACCACGTGGGGCCGGTTCGGGGCCAACAGCAGCGCCCTCAGCCATGAATATGCGCTGGCCCAGGCGCTCGAGGCCGCGCAGGTGGTGGTAGCGTTGTTGCCGACGAGCTTTGTCGATCGCTTCGCGAACGTCGTGGATCACCGGGATGCGCACAGCACGGCCGCGCGCCGCGTGGTCGGCATCTTTGATTTGCCGGCCTCGGCCTTCCGGGAGGAAGGCGCCACGGTGCACACCTCCATTGCGGTGTTCGGCCGCTACCGGATGGGGCGCGTCGTGCGTCAAGCGCACGGCGATTTCACCGTCCCGCTGCCCGGCCTGGACCTGAACGTGGATGACCGTCATTACCATGAGCCACGCCTGAACCATCAGGTGCTGGACGATACCGGCCCTGCCATCATGCGGCCGGTGACTTCGCAGAAACGGGTACGCATTGCCAATGATGGGCGTCGAATCGTCCTGGGCTTCGAGTGCGGATTCGTGGAGGCCATGGTGCTCAACCGGCTGTTGGAACGGCGCATCCTGCCATTGGATGGTCAGCGCCTGCCGCACGGCATGCGCTATGCCGGCAGCGGCCGCCTCGATCTGGAAGCCTATCTCGTGCAGGACGACCCGATGGCCGCGCTGGGCAGCCTTCTGCGGCTGATCCGTGACGCCGGCGGCGTGCCCGAACTGGCACCGGGCTTCTTGGAGCATTTTGGGAAGCGGCTGCGGCGTAGCGCGCGCCAGGCGACGCCCCTGCGGCACACCGTCTGGACGACTGGCGTGAATGCCGCGGAAGCCATCAGCGGCGTGGCCCTCAAAAGCCATGTCGCGGATCCGCTGAAGTGGGGCAGCCCCGTGATCAAGGCAGGCGAGGCCGTGGCATTCGTTCGCCAGCCGGACGGCCGCTACGCTTATCAGGCGGGCAATGCTCAGTTTGTGCTGACTCTGGACGAGCTCATGAGCCGCTTTGCCGTCAGCCGGTCGGCCCAGACATGGGAGACCGTGCACGAAGGCCTCTCGGTGAAGTATCCGGGACAGGCGTTGGCGCTGCGCCTGCGTATGCAGGCGCTCGGCATCGATCGGTGGCTGAACTGGGAGTTTCAGCAAAATGACCTGGTGGAACTGCTGCAGAAACCGTGCGGCGCGGTTGCCGCCTGGGAACAGGGTTGCGGCAAGTCGAGGCTCGCCGCGGCGCTGATCCTGCTGGCCGGGGTCAAGCACGGCTTGATCGTTGTTGAGGCACGCCTGGTACCGGAAATGCGTGCCGAGCTGGCGCAGATCCTGCCACCGGCGGCGGTACACGTCATCGACTCGCCGGAAAGCCTTGGCGCGCTCGGGCAGATTAATCTCATTGCCTACGAGCGGCTGCGCATGCCGGTGTGCCGGGAAGCGTCTCGGCGCGTCACATACGCCCATCGGCTCCGACGCCGGATTGGCCTGCTGGTGGCCGACGAAGGGGAACGGTTGTCGAACCCGAACAGCGACCAGAGCCGCGCGCTCTGGCAGCTGTCGGCGAGGCGCCGCTACATCCTCACCGGGAGCCCTATCGCGAACTACCCGCGCGATGTGTTTGGCCTTATCGCATTCACGGGTGGTGATGGTACCGCCGCTCAGCCTTATGGCTACCGCCGTGGCTACCTGGATAGCCAATGGCTGGCCACCGTGCAGCATGCCCAGCGCGGGGTAGACCGGTTCCGGGATGACTTCGTCGTGCTGGAATGGGTGACATGGGAGTTTGCCGAGAGCCTGCAGGACGGCGCAAAGCGGGAGGTGCCGAAGATCGGCAACTTGCCGCTGTACCGCCAGATGCTGGCGCCGCACGTCAAGCGCCGGCTGGTTTGCGAGCCAGACGTGGCCAGGTACATCCAGATCGATCCACCGGCAGTCGAAGTGGTCGAGACGGACTGGGACCCGGCGCACCTGTCGTTGTATCTGCGCACGGCCGACGAGTTCGCGGAATGGTATCGGGAGATCCGTCGCACCGACGGACGCTCGAACAACCTGATCGCGATCCTGGCTCGGATCCGCGCGGTGCACTTCGCCGCCAACTACCCGCAGTATGGGGTGGACGGGGTGGGGACGCTGGGGCAGCTGACCAGCAAGCAACGCGCCGTGATCGACCGCTTGAATGCCATCGCCGAGGAAGGAAAGCAGGCCATCCTGTTTGCCGAAAACCCCCGGGTGATCGACCTGATAGCGGGGCAGCTCAAGGCTCGGGGCGTCGAGACAGTCCCGTTCCATGGCGGCATCCCGATCACGAAACGCGTGGCCGACAAGGACAAGCGGTTTGTGAATGGCTCCGCCACCGGCCTGCTGTGCACGAAGGGCTCGGGTAGGGCAGGGTACAACCTGCCCAATGCCGACTACGTGCTCTTCTATGACCGTTCGTGGACGTGGCGCATCGAGTATCAGGCGATGCGACGCGCGCTGCGGTGGAACCGGAAGGGCCAGTTGAAGGTGGTGTATTTCCACCTGCCGGGGAGCATTGATAAGTACCAGGACCAGATGGTGGCGCACAAGCGCGACGCCATGGAAGCCGGGTTGGACTGGGCGACGCCGGAACTGGAGGACGAAGCGTTTCTGCACATGGATACGCTTCTCGATGCATTTGTCGAGGACCTGGCGGCGCTACACGGCCGCGAGAATCGCGACCAGCGCCAGCTGCTCAAGGAGGCCGCATGA
- a CDS encoding AbrB/MazE/SpoVT family DNA-binding domain-containing protein, giving the protein MTSRRFSNPGGKGETVFMHGVSMYKLVSTFRQVVAMSKSATLTIQKWGSALAVRIPTSAARAAHFTEGLAVEVAVADVGVTVKPVGHRSLTLAEKLALFDPAKHGGEAMPAAPRYPTSTLRHVSS; this is encoded by the coding sequence ATGACCTCCAGGCGTTTCTCCAATCCGGGCGGCAAAGGCGAGACGGTGTTTATGCATGGTGTCTCCATGTATAAACTCGTCTCTACATTCCGACAGGTGGTTGCCATGTCCAAGTCCGCAACACTTACGATCCAGAAATGGGGCAGCGCCCTCGCCGTGCGCATCCCCACCAGTGCGGCGCGTGCCGCGCATTTCACGGAAGGCCTTGCCGTAGAGGTCGCAGTGGCTGACGTTGGGGTCACTGTCAAGCCGGTCGGCCATCGCAGCCTGACGCTCGCCGAAAAGCTGGCATTGTTCGATCCCGCGAAGCACGGCGGCGAGGCTATGCCCGCAGCGCCTCGCTATCCAACGTCTACGCTGCGGCATGTGAGCAGTTGA
- a CDS encoding DUF1173 family protein — protein sequence MITVRIGGNEFPLDDVLEDPGRYARHLERAKTVQGFAECECSTRRPRPKLVIRRHRDIFLLARWPEQAHHHAAGCPFNRQALAKSGASDNLDPFRMKDGHHDIRLDASLSVSAHTPAKTVQRLPKGQSTKPQRRSAGLLAFLEYAWEQAGLNVWPGTGSRGWNACWSQLTTELAECRINGKPADGLLHVMQRWDPSRRTEILAEFEAWQGRLTSTPAGNPRGIVIGEIESHGTTQFGGKFVLRQSTQRFFMAADLYARLQVSFGGALSGIGKAEQRCVAVLLVERSKSGYLTVVDAAAMLANRQFLPCDSSYEVAMADYLVGLQRAFRKPLRHIGRAAVHPDFVLTDVAPEAVIEVLGMTGNADYDARLAQKQAFYRANGVPVIEWRPQDQQITCVRLPRPSAA from the coding sequence ATGATCACCGTGCGCATTGGCGGGAACGAGTTTCCGCTCGACGATGTACTGGAAGATCCCGGCCGTTACGCGCGTCACCTCGAGCGCGCGAAGACGGTCCAGGGTTTTGCGGAATGCGAATGCAGCACTCGGCGCCCACGGCCCAAGCTGGTGATTCGCCGACATCGGGACATCTTCCTGCTCGCGCGCTGGCCGGAACAGGCACACCACCATGCTGCAGGCTGCCCATTCAACCGCCAGGCGCTGGCCAAGTCGGGCGCGAGCGACAACCTGGACCCGTTCCGGATGAAGGACGGCCACCATGACATCCGCCTCGATGCCTCGCTCTCGGTCAGCGCGCACACCCCAGCCAAGACCGTCCAGCGCCTCCCCAAAGGGCAGAGCACGAAGCCGCAACGGCGTTCGGCGGGGCTGCTTGCGTTTCTGGAATACGCCTGGGAGCAAGCAGGGCTGAACGTATGGCCGGGAACGGGTTCGCGCGGCTGGAACGCCTGCTGGTCACAGCTGACAACGGAGCTGGCAGAATGCCGTATCAACGGAAAGCCGGCCGATGGGCTGCTGCACGTCATGCAACGGTGGGACCCGAGCCGCAGGACGGAGATCCTGGCGGAGTTCGAAGCATGGCAGGGCAGGCTCACGTCCACTCCGGCCGGCAATCCGCGCGGCATCGTGATCGGCGAAATCGAATCCCACGGCACGACCCAGTTCGGTGGCAAGTTCGTGCTGCGCCAAAGTACCCAGCGCTTCTTCATGGCCGCCGACCTCTACGCGCGCCTGCAGGTGTCGTTCGGGGGCGCCCTGTCCGGCATCGGCAAGGCAGAACAGCGTTGCGTCGCCGTCCTGCTGGTCGAGCGGTCGAAATCAGGCTACCTGACGGTGGTCGATGCCGCGGCCATGCTGGCCAACCGCCAGTTCCTGCCTTGTGACTCGTCATACGAGGTTGCCATGGCTGACTATCTGGTCGGCCTGCAGCGGGCATTCCGCAAACCGCTGCGCCACATTGGCCGAGCCGCCGTGCATCCCGACTTTGTGTTGACCGACGTGGCTCCTGAGGCCGTCATCGAAGTCCTTGGCATGACGGGCAATGCGGACTACGACGCCAGGCTCGCGCAAAAGCAGGCGTTCTACCGCGCCAACGGCGTGCCGGTGATCGAATGGCGCCCTCAGGACCAGCAGATCACGTGTGTCCGGCTGCCCCGGCCGAGCGCTGCATGA
- a CDS encoding phage Gp37/Gp68 family protein, producing MSENTKIEWTDHSWNPWEGCQRVGPGCDHCYAEARNARFGGGQSQNWGPGAPRRRTSAANWRKPLHWNAAHDAFAAVHGRRQRVFCASLADVFDNEVPIEWFIDMLDVWRQTPNLDKLVLTKRIGNATKRLGDAFNTLMLCDDCADNPLVPWLATWIAGNAPADIWLGATVVNQVEADRDIPKLLRAPAKTRFLSMEPLLGHVDVFSTLTGELLHTSGNDYAPGSLDWIIVGGESGTGARPMHPAWPRSLRDQCAAAGVPFLFKQWGHWHTAVVDRSSSEPVFREFASFQQWVNKAQTWIAGGICLDRHGAQLERGQDFMRARDEGRFPVTVMHAVGKKAVGRLLDGAVHDAFPVTSFDVAAACERALARGAA from the coding sequence ATGAGCGAAAACACCAAGATCGAATGGACCGACCACAGCTGGAATCCCTGGGAAGGCTGCCAGCGGGTTGGCCCCGGCTGCGACCACTGCTACGCTGAGGCCCGCAACGCACGCTTCGGCGGTGGCCAATCCCAAAACTGGGGCCCCGGTGCGCCCCGCCGGCGCACATCCGCCGCCAACTGGCGCAAGCCCTTGCACTGGAACGCTGCGCACGACGCCTTCGCCGCGGTACACGGGCGCCGGCAACGCGTCTTCTGCGCGAGTCTGGCCGATGTGTTCGACAACGAGGTGCCGATCGAGTGGTTCATCGATATGCTCGATGTCTGGCGCCAGACGCCGAACCTGGACAAGCTCGTGCTGACCAAGCGCATCGGCAACGCCACGAAGCGATTGGGCGATGCGTTCAACACGCTGATGCTGTGCGACGACTGTGCGGACAATCCCCTCGTTCCGTGGCTGGCTACGTGGATCGCCGGCAATGCCCCCGCCGATATCTGGCTGGGCGCAACCGTGGTGAACCAGGTGGAAGCCGACCGCGACATCCCGAAGCTTCTGCGCGCGCCGGCAAAGACGCGGTTTCTCTCGATGGAACCGCTGCTCGGGCATGTCGACGTGTTCTCGACTCTGACCGGTGAACTGCTGCATACCTCCGGCAACGACTATGCGCCGGGCTCCCTGGACTGGATCATCGTGGGCGGTGAGAGCGGCACGGGTGCCCGGCCGATGCATCCGGCATGGCCGCGCTCGTTGCGTGACCAATGCGCGGCAGCCGGCGTGCCCTTCCTCTTCAAACAATGGGGGCACTGGCATACGGCAGTCGTGGACCGTTCCTCCAGTGAGCCGGTCTTCCGCGAGTTCGCCAGCTTTCAGCAATGGGTCAACAAGGCGCAGACGTGGATCGCCGGCGGGATTTGCCTCGACAGGCATGGCGCGCAGCTCGAGCGCGGTCAAGATTTCATGCGCGCCCGCGACGAGGGCCGGTTCCCCGTGACGGTGATGCACGCGGTGGGCAAGAAAGCGGTGGGCCGGCTGCTCGACGGCGCCGTGCACGACGCCTTCCCTGTGACGTCGTTCGACGTCGCGGCAGCATGCGAGCGTGCGCTTGCACGGGGCGCTGCATGA
- a CDS encoding site-specific DNA-methyltransferase: protein MMEQLKLFGHVAAAFADAPAEGIATAQLYDAVATAVGIDLAQAQAKVPIGAAGTLHSPFKRAVRWHQQTLKAMGVVERIPDRAGFWRLTQPVTHELDRAANGVRLVAFSTTLGVAVWARHEEIFRGLGEPIALCVTSPPYPLRQARAYGNPTEAQYVDFLCKALEPIVAGLVPGGSIVLNVSNDIFEPRSPARSLYIERLTLALHDRLGLSLMGRVPWVNYSKPPGPTRWACVDRVQLASAYEPVLWFTNDPSCVRADNRQLLEAHTARHRQLMAAGGETRNAVYGDGAYRIRASAFGNQTAGRLPRNVIERGHNCADTRAYRRAAQSLGLPTHGAMQPTDIPDFFTRFLSRPGDLVVDPFGGTIRTGLAAERLGRRWIATEWILQYVRGAAELFRQADGFQMHPALQWATQPR, encoded by the coding sequence ATGATGGAGCAGTTGAAACTGTTCGGACACGTGGCAGCAGCGTTCGCCGACGCGCCAGCCGAAGGCATCGCCACCGCCCAGCTCTACGATGCCGTGGCGACCGCGGTCGGGATCGATCTCGCCCAGGCTCAGGCCAAAGTCCCGATCGGCGCCGCTGGCACCCTGCACAGCCCGTTCAAGCGCGCCGTGCGCTGGCATCAGCAGACGCTGAAGGCCATGGGCGTCGTGGAGCGCATTCCGGACCGCGCCGGATTCTGGCGGCTGACGCAGCCTGTTACGCACGAGCTCGACCGCGCCGCCAACGGCGTTCGGCTTGTCGCCTTCAGCACCACCCTGGGTGTGGCCGTCTGGGCGCGCCACGAGGAAATCTTCCGCGGCCTTGGCGAACCGATTGCGCTGTGCGTCACCTCGCCGCCGTACCCGCTGCGCCAGGCCCGGGCCTACGGCAATCCCACGGAAGCGCAGTATGTCGACTTCCTGTGCAAGGCCCTCGAGCCGATCGTCGCAGGGCTTGTGCCAGGCGGCAGCATTGTCCTCAATGTGTCGAACGACATCTTCGAGCCGCGCAGCCCAGCCCGCTCGCTCTATATAGAGCGCCTCACGCTGGCCTTGCATGACCGGCTTGGCCTTTCCCTGATGGGCCGCGTCCCCTGGGTCAACTACAGCAAGCCGCCCGGGCCGACCCGATGGGCCTGCGTCGACCGTGTCCAGCTCGCCTCCGCCTACGAACCGGTGCTGTGGTTCACCAACGATCCGTCGTGCGTGCGCGCGGACAACCGCCAGCTCCTCGAGGCCCACACCGCCCGGCACCGCCAACTGATGGCCGCCGGCGGAGAGACTCGTAACGCGGTGTATGGCGACGGCGCCTATCGCATCCGGGCAAGCGCCTTCGGCAATCAGACTGCGGGCCGCCTGCCCCGCAATGTCATCGAGCGGGGTCACAACTGCGCGGACACCCGGGCTTACCGCCGCGCCGCGCAGTCTCTCGGCCTGCCGACCCACGGCGCCATGCAGCCGACCGACATTCCGGATTTCTTTACGCGATTCCTGTCCCGGCCGGGCGACCTGGTGGTCGATCCTTTCGGCGGGACGATCCGCACCGGCCTGGCCGCCGAGCGCCTGGGAAGGCGATGGATCGCCACGGAATGGATTCTGCAGTACGTTCGAGGCGCCGCCGAACTGTTCCGGCAAGCCGACGGATTCCAGATGCACCCGGCCCTACAATGGGCCACCCAACCGAGATAG
- a CDS encoding Lar family restriction alleviation protein — protein MPSGLLQCAHCDGAPTYIAGRLQAVIVCEECGISTPPVTMDADKNTAFTRLSAIWNSRVEHRPADQEAVSMMSRRALTSSDIPYFLNLLAATTSDWETVGPKFAAMAAALAQPGYEFKHVDPPETVVSQAARYQKLLQRARIIYVDGAPMVRFEPVPALCAEIAEEALADREWPLFDLHEFIGKAIDGVPDHWQP, from the coding sequence ATGCCCAGCGGCCTCCTACAATGCGCCCACTGCGATGGCGCCCCCACCTATATCGCCGGCCGTCTCCAGGCGGTCATCGTCTGTGAAGAATGCGGCATCTCGACGCCTCCCGTCACCATGGATGCGGACAAGAACACCGCCTTCACCCGGCTAAGCGCCATCTGGAATAGCCGCGTCGAGCATCGCCCTGCCGACCAGGAAGCCGTATCGATGATGTCGCGCCGCGCGCTCACCAGCTCAGACATCCCCTACTTCCTGAACCTGCTCGCGGCGACCACCTCGGACTGGGAGACGGTTGGCCCCAAGTTCGCCGCCATGGCCGCGGCTCTCGCCCAGCCGGGCTACGAGTTCAAGCACGTGGACCCGCCCGAGACCGTGGTGTCGCAGGCTGCCCGCTATCAGAAGCTGCTCCAGCGCGCCAGGATCATCTACGTCGACGGCGCGCCCATGGTCCGCTTCGAGCCAGTGCCGGCGCTGTGCGCCGAGATCGCAGAGGAGGCACTGGCCGACCGGGAATGGCCGCTCTTCGACTTGCACGAGTTCATCGGCAAGGCCATCGATGGCGTGCCGGACCATTGGCAGCCGTGA
- a CDS encoding DNA/RNA non-specific endonuclease, with product MVRSFIALLLALSAATAAVAKDAAPCPHVLSAGQPAVREAARDTRLLCYRAYAVLYSPSTRTALWSAERLTATAVEAARKLPRDSDFYEEDRLPPSDRARLQDFARSGYDRGGTERGLCRQGLAGRELQPCQHRPAAQYV from the coding sequence ATGGTCCGCTCCTTCATCGCCCTTTTGCTCGCCCTGAGCGCAGCAACCGCAGCCGTCGCTAAAGACGCCGCGCCCTGCCCGCACGTGCTATCAGCGGGCCAGCCGGCCGTTCGCGAGGCGGCGCGGGATACACGGCTTCTCTGCTATCGCGCCTATGCGGTGCTCTACTCGCCCAGCACCCGCACGGCGCTGTGGTCGGCCGAGCGGCTGACGGCCACAGCGGTGGAGGCGGCCCGCAAGCTGCCGCGCGACAGCGACTTCTACGAGGAAGACCGGCTGCCGCCTTCGGACCGGGCCAGACTGCAGGACTTCGCTCGATCGGGCTACGACCGCGGTGGCACCGAGCGGGGACTTTGCCGACAAGGCCTCGCAGGCAGAGAGCTTCAGCCTTGCCAACATCGTCCCGCAGCACAGTATGTCTAA